The following proteins are co-located in the Polymorphospora rubra genome:
- a CDS encoding ROK family glucokinase, producing the protein MTLTIGVDIGGTKVAGGVVDEAGVVLARVRRDTPADDVAKTRDVIVEVVVELMAAYPVKAVGIGAAGWIDATGSTVLFAPNIAWRDEPLRDYVSAAVGLPVTVENDANVAAWAEFRFGAGRDADDSMVMLTIGTGVGGGIVIGGRLLRGAHGIAGELGHMLAVPGGHPCGCGRLGCIEQYGSGNALVRFARAGAHQEPDRATELLDLAGGDVKSITGPMVTAAARAGDPVSCAAFAQIGHWLGISLADLVQILDPQVLVVGGGVIEAGELLLGPINRSYMDALAQRGRLPVAPVRPAETGNGAGVVGAADLARRI; encoded by the coding sequence GTGACGCTGACCATCGGAGTCGACATCGGTGGCACCAAGGTCGCCGGTGGCGTCGTCGACGAGGCCGGTGTGGTGCTGGCGCGGGTACGCCGGGACACGCCCGCCGACGACGTCGCCAAGACCCGGGACGTGATCGTCGAGGTGGTCGTCGAGTTGATGGCGGCGTACCCGGTCAAGGCGGTCGGGATCGGCGCGGCCGGCTGGATCGACGCGACCGGTTCGACGGTGCTCTTCGCGCCCAACATCGCCTGGCGCGACGAGCCGTTGCGCGACTACGTGAGCGCCGCGGTCGGGCTGCCGGTCACGGTGGAGAACGACGCCAACGTGGCGGCGTGGGCGGAGTTCCGGTTCGGCGCCGGCCGCGACGCCGACGACTCGATGGTGATGCTCACGATCGGCACCGGGGTCGGCGGTGGCATCGTGATCGGCGGCCGGCTGCTGCGCGGCGCGCACGGCATCGCCGGCGAACTCGGGCACATGCTCGCCGTACCCGGCGGACACCCGTGTGGCTGCGGCCGGCTCGGCTGCATCGAGCAGTACGGCAGCGGCAACGCGCTGGTCCGCTTCGCCCGCGCCGGGGCGCACCAGGAGCCGGACCGGGCGACCGAGTTGCTGGACCTCGCCGGCGGCGACGTCAAGTCGATCACCGGTCCGATGGTGACCGCCGCCGCGCGGGCCGGTGATCCGGTCTCCTGCGCCGCCTTCGCCCAGATCGGCCACTGGCTGGGCATCAGCCTCGCCGACCTTGTGCAGATCCTCGATCCGCAGGTGCTGGTCGTCGGCGGGGGAGTCATCGAAGCCGGTGAGCTGCTGCTCGGCCCGATCAATCGTTCCTATATGGACGCTTTGGCGCAGCGTGGCAGACTTCCGGTGGCGCCGGTGCGGCCGGCGGAAACGGGTAACGGCGCGGGCGTGGTCGGGGCCGCCGACCTGGCCCGCCGGATCTGA
- a CDS encoding SRPBCC family protein encodes MADSSTQSIVIGASPAQVAAVICDFARYPEWSEAMKEVEVVEEYEDGYASQVRFVIDAGVLADEYTLAYEYAEDISRIEWHIVAPSKMQKSQLGSYDIDDNGDGTATVTYTLEVELSVGMLGMFRRKAEKAIMDTALKQLKRRVEASAAAG; translated from the coding sequence ATGGCGGACTCCTCCACCCAGTCGATCGTCATCGGCGCGTCTCCCGCGCAGGTGGCGGCGGTGATCTGCGACTTCGCGCGCTACCCCGAGTGGAGCGAGGCGATGAAGGAGGTCGAGGTCGTCGAGGAGTACGAGGACGGCTACGCCAGCCAGGTCCGCTTCGTGATCGACGCGGGCGTGCTCGCCGACGAGTACACCCTCGCCTACGAGTACGCCGAGGACATCTCGCGCATCGAGTGGCACATCGTCGCGCCGTCGAAGATGCAGAAGAGCCAGCTCGGCTCGTACGACATCGACGACAACGGCGACGGAACGGCCACCGTGACCTACACCCTCGAGGTCGAGTTGTCGGTCGGCATGCTCGGGATGTTCCGGCGCAAGGCCGAGAAAGCAATCATGGACACCGCGTTGAAGCAGCTCAAGCGGCGGGTCGAGGCCAGTGCCGCGGCCGGCTGA
- a CDS encoding endonuclease/exonuclease/phosphatase family protein, whose amino-acid sequence MTQPASTDQTGGTRLRVLSYNIHSQKDDRAALASVVRGLAPDVVIVQEAPRRFRWRPKCAALAESFGMVVAEGGLPSLGNLLLTSLRVRVRETWCLQYPLTPGRHMRGAVFAECSIGAARFVVAGSHLSTDPTERPGQATLFKKALAEVSLPLVVGADLNENSGGAAWRTIADGCTDAAVAADLGDRYTYSCANPRDRIDALFVDPRIEVAKYDVVDTPEARRASDHFPVLVDLVLPAAAG is encoded by the coding sequence GTGACGCAGCCAGCTTCGACAGACCAGACCGGCGGCACGCGGCTGCGCGTGCTGTCGTACAACATCCACAGCCAGAAGGACGACCGCGCCGCACTGGCGTCGGTGGTGCGCGGGCTCGCCCCCGACGTGGTGATCGTGCAGGAGGCGCCGCGCCGGTTCCGGTGGCGGCCGAAGTGCGCCGCGCTCGCCGAGTCGTTCGGGATGGTGGTCGCCGAGGGTGGGCTCCCGTCGCTGGGCAACCTGCTGCTGACCAGCCTGCGGGTACGGGTCCGGGAGACCTGGTGCCTCCAGTACCCGCTTACCCCCGGCCGGCACATGCGCGGCGCGGTGTTCGCCGAGTGTTCGATCGGGGCGGCCCGGTTCGTGGTCGCCGGCTCGCACCTGTCGACCGACCCGACCGAGCGGCCCGGGCAGGCGACGCTGTTCAAGAAGGCGCTGGCCGAGGTGAGCCTGCCGCTGGTGGTCGGCGCCGACCTCAACGAGAACTCCGGCGGGGCCGCCTGGCGCACCATCGCCGACGGCTGCACCGACGCGGCGGTCGCGGCCGACCTCGGCGACCGGTACACGTACTCGTGCGCCAACCCGCGCGACCGCATCGACGCGCTCTTCGTCGACCCCCGGATCGAGGTCGCGAAGTACGACGTCGTCGACACGCCGGAGGCCCGCCGCGCCAGCGACCACTTCCCGGTACTCGTCGACCTGGTGCTGCCCGCTGCCGCGGGCTGA
- a CDS encoding DUF308 domain-containing protein, with the protein MSAGGARRGRRDNGFDAAEYAVAGDVDPRVGEHLLDVLAAGGIAAYLQPSADLNPVTRTTTVPARPVDRLYVDRAHLETARGYLADLAEEEQPAGTGASAAGDGPPPGISPIGPAPTGPGAGGPSGEASGGRADPDVDAEWARIVAGFHTEVDDTARSWPAAEDVDPDRPPTGRPWLVKGLNGSPVGTGPADTDEPPEAPKRPGGGVRRLPSAADFSGVSVGGRDNDPSLLDGLDTFGADLPEDDEGYEPPPPPPLPRVSKYAVVAVLAMLGGFALFLFPSLLPIDRTVVTMIGFLGILGGFVTLIARLRSGDDEEEDRDDGAIV; encoded by the coding sequence GTGTCAGCGGGTGGTGCTCGCCGGGGACGGCGGGACAACGGGTTCGACGCGGCCGAGTACGCCGTCGCCGGCGACGTGGATCCCCGGGTCGGTGAGCACCTGCTGGACGTGCTGGCCGCCGGCGGAATCGCGGCCTACCTGCAACCGTCGGCCGACCTGAATCCGGTGACCCGCACGACCACCGTGCCGGCGCGTCCGGTCGACCGGCTGTACGTCGACCGGGCGCACTTGGAGACTGCCCGCGGCTACCTCGCCGACCTCGCCGAGGAGGAGCAGCCGGCCGGCACCGGCGCGTCGGCCGCCGGCGACGGTCCGCCGCCCGGCATCTCCCCCATCGGCCCGGCCCCGACCGGACCCGGCGCCGGTGGACCGTCCGGGGAGGCGTCGGGCGGGCGGGCCGACCCCGACGTCGACGCCGAATGGGCCCGGATCGTGGCCGGCTTCCACACCGAGGTCGACGACACCGCCCGCTCGTGGCCGGCCGCCGAGGACGTCGATCCGGACCGGCCGCCGACCGGACGCCCCTGGCTGGTCAAGGGCCTGAACGGCAGCCCGGTCGGGACCGGCCCGGCCGACACCGACGAGCCTCCGGAGGCGCCGAAGCGGCCCGGGGGCGGGGTACGGCGGCTGCCGTCGGCGGCCGACTTCTCCGGCGTCTCGGTCGGCGGGCGGGACAACGACCCGTCGCTGCTCGACGGGCTGGACACGTTCGGCGCCGACCTGCCCGAAGACGACGAGGGCTACGAGCCGCCGCCGCCCCCGCCGCTGCCCCGGGTCTCGAAGTACGCCGTGGTGGCGGTGCTGGCCATGCTCGGCGGGTTCGCGCTCTTCCTCTTCCCGAGCCTGCTTCCGATCGACCGCACCGTCGTCACGATGATCGGCTTCCTGGGCATCCTCGGCGGTTTCGTCACCCTCATCGCCCGGTTGCGGTCCGGCGACGACGAAGAAGAAGATCGCGACGACGGCGCGATCGTCTGA
- a CDS encoding alpha,alpha-trehalose-phosphate synthase (UDP-forming) yields MRQSSLVVVANRLPVDDTVAPDGAFEWRRSPGGLVSALHPILHDKPATWVGWAGGTGDAPTLPDVDGVRLHTVPLSADDVREHYEGFANATLWPLYHDAVEQPVYHRRWWEAYQRVNRRFAEAAARAAEPDAVVWVQDYHLQLVPGMLRALRPDLRIGFFLHVPFPPPELFMQLPRRAELLLGILGADLVGFQRSQAAHNFAQLANRVLKLPATDRRIAVDNRVVRIGAFPVSIDTAEMEALARRPEVGQRAQRLRRDLGDPQKVILSVDRMDYTKGIEQRLKAYSELIADGHIKVRDTVMVQVAVPSRERVEQYQILRDRVEREVGRINGEFGRVGEPAVHYLNQPFDRVELAALYQVADIMAVTPLRDGMNLVAKEYVAARVDDAGALVLSEFAGAAAEFQQAYLVNPHDLDGLKLTLMHALEASPEDVSSRMRAMREHLRTHDIQAWATSYLNALVPGRSPAA; encoded by the coding sequence ATGCGACAGAGTTCCCTCGTGGTGGTGGCCAACCGGCTACCGGTCGACGACACCGTGGCACCCGACGGCGCCTTCGAGTGGCGCCGCAGCCCCGGCGGTCTGGTCAGCGCGCTCCATCCGATCCTGCACGACAAGCCGGCCACCTGGGTCGGCTGGGCCGGCGGCACCGGAGACGCGCCCACCCTGCCCGACGTCGACGGCGTACGCCTGCACACCGTGCCGCTGTCCGCCGACGACGTACGCGAGCACTACGAGGGCTTCGCCAACGCCACCCTGTGGCCGCTCTACCACGACGCCGTCGAGCAGCCCGTCTACCACCGCCGCTGGTGGGAGGCGTACCAGCGGGTCAACCGGCGGTTCGCCGAGGCCGCCGCACGGGCCGCCGAACCCGACGCCGTCGTCTGGGTGCAGGACTACCACCTGCAGCTCGTACCGGGGATGCTCCGCGCGCTGCGCCCCGACCTGCGGATCGGGTTCTTCCTGCACGTGCCGTTCCCGCCACCGGAACTGTTCATGCAACTCCCCCGCCGCGCCGAACTGCTGCTCGGCATCCTCGGCGCCGACCTGGTCGGTTTCCAGCGGTCCCAGGCGGCCCACAACTTCGCCCAGCTCGCCAACCGGGTCCTCAAGCTGCCGGCCACCGACCGGCGGATCGCCGTCGACAACCGGGTGGTCCGCATCGGCGCCTTCCCCGTCTCGATCGACACCGCCGAGATGGAGGCCCTCGCCCGCCGGCCCGAGGTCGGGCAGCGGGCCCAGCGGCTGCGCCGTGACCTCGGCGACCCGCAGAAGGTCATCCTCAGCGTCGACCGGATGGACTACACCAAAGGCATCGAGCAGCGCCTCAAGGCCTACAGCGAACTGATCGCCGACGGCCACATCAAGGTCCGCGACACGGTCATGGTCCAGGTCGCCGTACCGAGCCGGGAACGCGTCGAGCAGTACCAGATCCTGCGTGACCGGGTCGAACGCGAGGTCGGCCGGATCAACGGCGAGTTCGGCCGGGTCGGCGAACCCGCCGTGCACTACCTCAACCAGCCGTTCGACCGGGTCGAACTCGCCGCGCTCTACCAGGTGGCCGACATCATGGCCGTCACCCCGCTGCGCGACGGGATGAACCTGGTCGCCAAGGAATACGTCGCCGCCCGGGTCGACGACGCGGGCGCGCTGGTGCTCAGCGAGTTCGCCGGCGCCGCCGCCGAGTTCCAACAGGCCTACCTGGTCAACCCGCACGACCTCGACGGGCTCAAGCTCACCCTGATGCACGCACTGGAGGCCAGCCCCGAAGACGTGTCGAGCCGGATGCGGGCGATGCGCGAACACCTGCGGACCCACGACATCCAGGCGTGGGCGACCTCGTACCTCAACGCCCTCGTCCCCGGTCGGTCGCCGGCGGCCTGA
- a CDS encoding flavin-containing monooxygenase, with the protein MRQPEPADPPTAPAQDGSAPAAERPIYDRGDTVCVVGAGASGLAAVKNLREHGFDVDCYERETGIGGAWNWRHDRSPVYASTHLISSRPLTQYPDFPMPDSWPDYPHHSQLLSYLERYADHFGLRQHIWFGTEVVRAVPVDGGRWDVTTRSTGGHGAERTQRYAAVVVANGHNWAPKLPTYEGLDDFRGTVIHASAYKDAAQLRGKRVLVVGAGNTGCDLAVEAAQSATTCWHSTRRGYWYAPKYVFGRPADQVNDAVLALRLPLRARQWLFHRTLRLTVGDLTRFGLPAPDHRVYETHPIANSQLVYHVGHGRITPVGDVVRFHRDSVELNGGVEIEPDLVVFATGYLPRFEFLSPEVLELDAAGRPSLYLNAFPRHHPTLAVAGLLQPDSGLFTLVHWQTVAIARVLRLRETAPQRAAAFRTRVVAGADQRWNRARLKESTRHWFEVSHTDYLRAVQRTLDELEPSAR; encoded by the coding sequence ATGAGACAACCCGAGCCCGCCGATCCGCCCACCGCGCCCGCCCAGGACGGGTCCGCGCCGGCGGCGGAGCGCCCGATCTACGACCGCGGCGACACCGTCTGCGTCGTCGGCGCCGGGGCCAGCGGCCTCGCCGCCGTCAAGAACCTCCGCGAGCACGGCTTCGACGTCGACTGCTACGAGCGCGAGACCGGGATCGGCGGCGCGTGGAACTGGCGGCACGACCGCAGCCCGGTCTACGCCAGCACCCACCTGATCTCGTCCCGGCCGCTGACCCAGTACCCGGACTTCCCGATGCCGGACTCCTGGCCGGACTACCCGCACCACAGCCAGCTGCTGTCCTATCTGGAGCGTTACGCCGACCACTTCGGACTGCGCCAGCACATCTGGTTCGGCACCGAGGTGGTGCGGGCGGTGCCCGTCGACGGCGGGCGGTGGGACGTCACGACCCGCAGCACCGGCGGTCACGGCGCGGAACGCACCCAGCGGTACGCGGCCGTCGTGGTCGCGAACGGCCACAACTGGGCGCCGAAGCTGCCGACGTACGAAGGGCTCGACGACTTCCGTGGCACGGTGATCCACGCGTCGGCGTACAAGGACGCGGCGCAGTTGCGCGGCAAGCGGGTGCTGGTCGTCGGCGCCGGCAACACCGGCTGCGACCTCGCCGTCGAGGCCGCCCAGAGCGCCACGACCTGCTGGCACTCCACCCGCCGCGGCTACTGGTACGCCCCGAAGTACGTCTTCGGCCGCCCGGCCGACCAGGTCAACGACGCGGTGCTGGCGTTGCGCCTGCCGTTGCGGGCCCGGCAGTGGCTCTTCCACCGCACGCTGCGGCTGACCGTCGGTGACCTGACCCGGTTCGGGCTGCCGGCCCCCGACCACCGGGTCTACGAGACCCACCCGATCGCCAACAGTCAACTCGTCTACCACGTCGGCCACGGCCGCATCACGCCCGTCGGCGACGTGGTGCGCTTCCACCGCGACAGCGTGGAACTGAATGGCGGGGTGGAGATCGAGCCGGACCTGGTGGTCTTCGCCACCGGCTACCTGCCGCGGTTCGAGTTCCTGTCGCCCGAGGTGCTCGAACTCGACGCGGCCGGCCGGCCGTCGCTCTACCTGAACGCGTTCCCACGCCACCATCCGACGCTCGCCGTGGCCGGGCTGCTCCAGCCGGACTCCGGCCTGTTCACGCTGGTGCACTGGCAGACGGTCGCGATCGCCCGGGTGCTGCGGCTGCGGGAGACCGCGCCGCAGCGGGCGGCGGCGTTCCGGACCCGGGTCGTGGCCGGCGCCGACCAGCGCTGGAACCGGGCCCGGCTCAAGGAGTCGACCCGGCACTGGTTCGAGGTCAGCCACACCGACTACCTGCGCGCGGTGCAGCGCACGTTGGACGAACTGGAGCCTTCCGCCCGGTGA
- a CDS encoding alpha/beta hydrolase, whose translation MRVAEWARPVPPVRREVLAALPEVDEGRPPVLFVPGFGHGAWVFAEHWLDRAASRGFPAHAVSLRGHGGSGAAPKASLRAYTHDVVQVAASLPRRAVLVGHGVGALVVTHALARYPAHAGVLVAPVLGGWGTAGTALRRNPVGTLPAAFGGRLRLSRRQLFSRRLPDAAARAYAGRLGRAAARAQWQVLLGRPAEPAVGDPPVLVLGSPDDRVVPLPALNRAAAGYNAAPLLFPGMGHDLMLDAGWPEPIDAILDWLEKDTRA comes from the coding sequence ATGCGGGTCGCGGAGTGGGCGCGGCCGGTTCCACCGGTACGCCGGGAGGTGCTCGCCGCCCTTCCCGAGGTCGACGAGGGCCGGCCGCCGGTGTTGTTCGTACCCGGCTTCGGGCACGGCGCCTGGGTGTTCGCCGAGCACTGGCTCGACCGTGCCGCGTCGCGCGGGTTCCCGGCGCACGCGGTGAGTCTGCGCGGGCACGGCGGCAGCGGTGCGGCGCCGAAGGCGTCGCTGCGGGCGTACACGCACGACGTGGTCCAGGTGGCGGCCAGCCTGCCGCGGCGCGCGGTGCTGGTCGGGCACGGTGTCGGGGCCCTGGTGGTGACCCACGCGCTGGCGCGTTACCCGGCGCACGCGGGTGTGCTCGTCGCGCCGGTGCTGGGCGGGTGGGGCACCGCGGGCACGGCGCTGCGCCGCAACCCGGTCGGTACGCTGCCGGCGGCGTTCGGCGGCCGGCTGCGGCTCAGCCGCCGTCAGCTCTTCAGCCGACGGCTGCCGGACGCGGCGGCCCGCGCGTACGCCGGCCGGCTGGGGCGGGCGGCCGCCCGCGCCCAGTGGCAGGTGCTGCTGGGGCGGCCTGCGGAGCCGGCGGTCGGTGATCCGCCGGTGCTGGTGCTGGGCAGCCCGGACGACCGGGTGGTGCCGCTGCCGGCGCTCAACCGGGCGGCGGCCGGCTACAACGCGGCCCCGCTGCTGTTTCCCGGAATGGGGCACGACCTGATGCTCGACGCCGGGTGGCCGGAGCCGATCGACGCGATCCTCGACTGGCTCGAAAAGGACACCCGGGCCTAG